In Limanda limanda chromosome 3, fLimLim1.1, whole genome shotgun sequence, the sequence cacacaaacagcatTTCTTCCTATTCTGCTCAGCACACTGTGGCAGAAAGGAGAAAACTAAAAAGACAGAATGGCCTCCTTCTCCTTAACAGGAAAAGGAGGGGCGAGGGAGATAAAAGTTGGACACCTGTGAGGGGAGAGTAACTGTAGGAAGGAGATCACAAAAAAGATAGACTAGTTTCTGTAAAGTTGATCCGAGAACCGACTGGATTTATTTCCCAATCGtcctggaccatgaggcaaaaAAGCTGAACCCTGGAGCCTGAAGTGGATTTCAAAAACCCATCTAACCTGCTTGGATTGGAAAGTGATCCCCTCTGTCCTGGAGGAACCATACAAGCTAAGTCTCCCTGTTGAAACTCTCCTGTTTTCACTGAATTCCTTTGAAAAATCACCCCTCATCTTCCCTCTACCTTGAGATTAAAGGATCaccaaaaaatacacacatccCTCACTTTACCTTTTCATTGGACTCTAACTCCCCTCtccaacaaccacacacacacacacacacacacacacaaacacacatctctctTTACAAATCAAATTATGAGCTGAATGGAATATTatatacaaactgttttttttcctgaacacACTCCCCACACAATCTCACATTTCATCTCTCTTACTGGGAGACATTCAAATTTTTGGCATGTGAATAATCCCTGTCTGGCGCCAAACTCTTTTATATGTCCTTTCATTTAGAAAACCAACGCTACAACACACTATGTGGTTTCCGGGGCTAAGGGGAGCTAAGTCTAGAACAGAGGATATAGTGACAACTTCTACTGCTGAACTTTAACGCtggtcaaatgttttatttaaagaccaACTATTTAAAGTAACTTGTGTTAGTAATCATCGTCAACGGTCAATTTCCCTATTCTCGTTATTGTATTTACTCACTGAGCGTCAGAAACAGAACTGTGTGGGAATCGTTCCTCTTGTGCTGGGAGCTGTCAGCGTAGATGTGGGTGTAGTTGTGGTGATTAGAAAGCAGGGGACCAGACTTGTTCACAGGTTTGACCCAGTCCTCCATCTCAGATGTCGCAGCGATCATCTTCAGGGTCTCAGCAGAGAGCGTGGTGCTGTCTTCAACACACTGAAGAAAGACAAAGCACATGTTTTTGGTTGCACCAAAAGTGAACGTCACAAAGCCTGCCAGCCTTTCAGCACTTTCAGTAACAACATGTTTACAGGGACTCCAGTAATACATTACTAATCTGATTATACAgtagtctgaataagacactgccaTGTTAACAGCATTTGGTAAAAAATAAGGTCATACtcagaataaacaataacacattaTGTAGACATACATCTAGTGTAATGTCCAATTGGAGTTTTCACAGCGTTTTGTGCCATCGAGACAACCTTACTGCTTGAGGACGCGTGCCCTGTATTTGAATGTATACAAGAGGGAACTATGAAGTTTTGGTTTGGAGAGGAAATCATAGTTATTCTATATGTTTTCAGGGAATTGGTGTCATTTTCTAAAAATCCCAGGACATCGGATGTGTGTCTTAGTTAGTGGATGAAATGTCGACGTGAGTCATAATCCGACTATGCTCTGTGACATGTTAACAGGAATAATAATACAAACTTGGACAAAACCTATGTAAACATCATAGTCACAGTAATGTCTAATTCAAAATATGATCAATAGTCAGATTGTTGGTGTCGATGTAAATGTAGTCAATGCTTATGTTTCCTTGTGTCATTTCATTGCAGTTCTACTTGATTAGTTTTACCTGTGTCTAGTttactttgtgtatttaatcCCTGTGTTTTGTCTTCCTGGTTTGTCTTGTCAGTTTCCCTTTTCTACGTCACAGTGTTTACAATTTAAACTGATTAAAAAAGCTATGGTCTAAGAAGTGCTAAATCACTGATTGATCAATAAAAAAGACTGTATCTGAGTCATGTTTATTACTCTTGACTAATAATCAACTGGTGCCCGTGTAAGTGTTTTCAAGAGTTAAGAAAATCCTCGTGCTTGCAGAACCAGAGTTGTGCGTGTGGAGCAGAATGTGTCATATGTTTTTTCACACATAGAAATGCTCACTTGCAAGTATGGTTTTTACATGCGTGAATTTTGTGATTCAATAAATGACTCAACAAATTTAAAAGATAGAAGCCAAACTAATGTCAGCAATCCTTTTGTGATGGGACTTTCATATTTCACCTCTGTTCAGTTTAAATGGCACATACCATCCTAGATCTGTCCTTATTGCTTGCTTTGCTTTGGCCTTTAAATGCAGAGGTTGCAAAGATGTTGTCAAAATCTTCAATGGTGTAAACACACACGGCGGTCATATGCCTGAGGAGAGATGCAGAGGTCAGCAGGTTCACACAGTAACATTTGCAGGAATAAACAAAACTGTTGTGAGATCAGCAACTATTGTAGCCTATTGCTGgtcaaaaataaaagcacgaaacaaaacaacagctgAGCAGACGGCTCAATTTAGAAAAAGAGGAACTGATTCAATCCTCTTTGACCCCCAAAAGCAAGAGGAAGTGGTTAAACCCGTGGCCTCACATAGGACCTGACTTTACTGTGTTACATGAGTCATTTGGTGCGTTCGACTTGATGCAGTGCTGCAGCACTGACCTAATATGATGCATACTTGTCCTAACACAATGAATGCCAGTTAGAATAGGTCACGTGACCTAAAAAACGTCATCTCCCTCTGACAGTTAGTTGTCTGTGTATTTACACATGATCACTTTACTATGGTTAAAACTTTCAGCGGAAAGAAAATTATTCGTTGTTCATCGTATTCTTTGTTAGAATCGTAACATCCTAAACATCCGTTGCAGATCCGTTAATCTGCAATGAGAAAGGCAAACGTTGTGAGATCGGCCGTTGATCTTTTCTCATTGACGCTAAGAGGAGTAGAAAGTGTTTGACTCCTGTGTTTATTTACTCCATCCTTTCAGCTGATCAAGTcagacacagtcagacacagtCCAAGTCAAACGCACCTATTGATACTGAAAACAATTTATTATGCCGAATAATGTCCAAGTAAGAATaactattaaaaaaagacatatgaAGAAGTTATGACTGTAATCAAGTGCTTactatactttatactttatgaGTTTCCTACTTGAGTAAAACCTTGCAATCTGCCTCCGACCTTTGCTTGAATACACAGTTATTGACGGTTAATGGAGTCCTACCATTCATTTCTGAAGAGTCCATAAACCCTGGTATCCTGCCACTGGTCTGCCTGCACAATGGCCACATCTACCAGTTCAGAGAAATGCTGTCTGGTGTCGGGGTCTCCGCAGAAGAGCCTGGCACTCATCTGGGACGTCCAAGTGAGCTGCATGTTGTTCTTGCGACCCCCAATATCTGCCTGGAGTAAACATGCCGACTTACATCAATACCTTTAAAATGCACACATATCTCCCGATGTTTTAACATTCCAACTAATATAAATGAGAAAGTTATCGATCCTAAAGGCCTTACCATGCAAACCCGGGTGACATACGGGAGCCACATGTCACCTCGCAGGTCAGTACCACTGTTTTTCTCCTTGTAGAAAGCAAAAACCTTATCCTGTAAGggagcttctcttcctctgctgagCATCAAACCCACATAGTGTTGCTCtataaagacaaacaaagtCCTTATTTGTTATTACAGCCTTGAGACACAAGCTTTTTCAGTCATGCACTGAGCTCCAGACAATTTCAGACTCAGCTGTTCCTAACACGTACATGTTACATGCCAGCCCCTttgtaaaatacacacaaaatgtCCGATTGAGCCCATGTGTGAATTCACTGCGAGCGAGTGGGcgtaaaaaaaactgaatacaattatctcaggatgaaaaagaggtgccacACATGTGGAAGACACCAAAAAGGACGTCAACTTAGAGATAcaagagattcaagagcttttagCGAATAAGTCAAGAACCAAGTTTAAAAGaaccaaatttaaataaagGGGAAATCATTCTCCATACAGATACCTTTATTATGCATCCCTGGTCCAACTCTGTTTTTACCAAACTTGTGGATGCCAACATACTCCTGAGATCCAGAGTTTGTGATGTAGAGGTCGGCACTTTCTGCTGATTCTGGTAAGAACAAAAGCAACAATTACACATTTTAAGTTTCTCACAGATGCATCACTGTGCAAGAATCTGATCACAGTTCATAAAACAGACGTGTAGGCAGGAGGCTGGAGCAGGAAGCTGCATGTCCATCTCTCACAAGCACCTCACACCACTTTTTAGccaaaatatatgtttttatatttgatgtatagacattttaattattacCATGTCTTATGTGTACATATTGGAGAGAGTTTTTTTtaggctgtggctcaggggtaaGAGCGGCCGTCCTCTTACCAGAAGGTGAGGGCGAGATACTAAACCCCAAATTGCCTGTTCTCatagagaaaagtgctgcacatagatgcactgtatgaatgtgtgtgtgtgaatgtgtgaacgtaaagctgtactgtaaagtgctttgagtggtcatcaagactagaaaagctctatataaaaacagaccatttaccattttgcACACTGAAGTCGGAACAGCTACCTCACAACCAGGGAAAAGGAAGCTTCAGTAAAGCAGATTAGTTGGACTGAAGAGAAGCAGCACATATTAACAGGacagataaaaagataaattaagCCTTCAAGATTGAAAAACATAGACATGAGCATCAGGAAACCTGGGAAGCCAGACAGCAGCGACTCAGCGGATAAAAAATAGCCAGTGTGGATACAAAACTCACCTACAAGTGCCGCTGGTTCACCCTCCTTCACGATGAATGACCTTATGCCTCTTTCTATGGCCCTCAATTTATTTGAAGGGGTGCATGTGGGTGACTGTGCAGATAAATtctacaaagaaaacaaaaaccctAAGTCTAAAGAAATACACTCCTTATTGTGACAAGTGGGATTTAAGGACTCGTTTCAtcaagaaaatgttgaaaactggaatgttgaaatgtttattgcatCCTTCCTGTGTTCATGGTAATACTCGTtgtaggaggggggggggggggggggagcgacTGATTACATGAAGCAGAACAGAGGACCCCCACCACCGCTCCCAGTAACACATCTGCATCTCTGCTGTCTCCTACCACGTCACAGCACAGCGTCTCTCTGCCGTTGGTTCCACACACTAACGCCTGGTCAGCCTCCTGCCTCTCTTGGACCACTGTGATGTTATAGCCACAATCCTGAAGGACAAGGggaagaggatttttttttttatatttcagggATACCTAACAACACGACTGCTCTGCTGTGTCATGTCACACTGCTCACCTCAGTGGTGCACTCCTTCCACACCAGCCTCCTTTCTACAGGAGCCTGTGAAGAGGAAATAGAGAGGGGCTATTACTGTGCTCCATGTTACTGTAAAGTAAAGGTTCAGTGCATTCAGGGCAGTTTTACATCCGCCTGTAGCAACACAGCTGTTCACTACCTTCCGGGGCTGCTGAAAGTCGTATGTGTACAAGTGGGTTTGTCCAGCAGCCGTGACAGAGTCTGGTTCTCCCCTCAGGAGAATCCGTACAGGTGCATGGTTTCCAGGTAGAGGCGACCTTTTAACTGCAATctctaaaaataaacagaatattCACATccataaaacagttttttgtaTCATGGTGGCTGTGTGTGCTCTTCTGGTGTGTCAATATGTCTTTTAGTTTGtcccttttttattatttttatatattatattttatatttgtttaattccatttttttttttgctgttataTTCtaagcattgctagaagagagcctgtgacctaagcatttcattgcaagcAACTGCTTAATGTAACTGttatgacaataaactcttgaatcttgaatcttgaatttgCCAGAATGTTACAGCCATGGGAGAACTTTGTCGATTAAACTGAGATGATAACTGCTGTCAGGGTCTCTGCAGAAGAGCCTAGCAATCATCTGGGACGTCCAGCTGAACTGCAGGTTGTTCTCTGGACCACCAATATCTGCCTAAAGTCAATATCAGTTACTTCTTTATAATGCAAGGAATAGCGTAtgtaattaatttgttttactgCAAATATGAATACTTTGGGCACACAACTAAAATGTATGTGAAAGTTCTTAAATCCTAAAGCCTGATGTTAGTGCCAGATGAGCACTTTGCAGTTGCTGATATTTTACTAGAGAAGGAATGctaatttttttatgtttctcaGAATTAAAAAgtctttttatgtttatttccccCTGATGTTAACTGCTTCACTATCACATTCGACTTCCTCCCACCTTTTATACTTTATTTCTGATTCCTATCCCTCTGCAGTACAAAACACTATACATGACTTCAATTAGAATTTAGAGCCTATGAATAGGAAACCAGGAGAAACACCACATCCTTTCTGGTATTTACTCAAACATAGTAACACACCGTGTTCTCGTCTGAATGCAACTTAACGTTATCCCGATGTTAAAACGATGTTAGgtttgtaaacaaaaaaaagaaatagtcCATACCTTTGTCTGTGAACACCCTCCTCGGTAAAGGCGTTGAGTGGgcttcagtcaaactgtccagaCATGAGAATATTAGAGACGACGTTAGAAATAAGAGGAGCGACATGTTGAAGACCTGACCATggaacactgcaaatattgtgACAGCGGGAAAGGAAAAGAGGCGCCTGGCAACGCCGGGTCTAGACCTCTACGGTCAGGAATCGGAGGCGCAGCGCCATTGCCCCCTGGCTGTTGACGGGGGGAGGCGCATTTCTCAGCGCTGGTCATTTGATCGTACACATgtaggactttactttgaaaaatctcttaatctatacagtaaacatgtttaatattcagtatgtaggtagtcagagaggtcctgaagaCAAGCATATCGGTCTCTCTCTGAATTTATTGAGCAAAGtatttttacagtactttgaaatatccagaaattaacagatctgattgtacacatgttggactttactttgaaaaatctccagatctatacagtaaatatgtttgatattcagtatgtaggtagtcagagacgTCCTGGACACAGGCCTAttagtctctctctgaacttattgagcaaagtgtttttacagtactttgaaatatccagaaatgaacagATTTGATTGTACATGTtagactttactttgaaaaatcttttaatctatacagtaaatatgtttaatattcagtttgtaggtagtcagagaggtcctgatcAAAGGcatttcagtctctctctgaacttattgagcaaagtatttttacagtactttgaagtatcctgaaatgttttattccacAGTGAACATGTTTGAccttactttgaaaaatctcttaatctatacagtaaacatgtttaatattcagtatgtaggtagtcagagaggtcctgaacacaagCATATCGGTCTCTCTCTGAATTTATTGAGCAAAGtatttttacagtactttgaaatatccagaaattaacagatctgattgtacacatgttggactttactttgaaaaatctccagatctatacagtaaatatgtttgatattcagtatgtaggtagtcagagacgtcctgaacacaggcctattagtctctctctgaacttattgagcaaagtgtttttacagtactttgaaatatccagaaatgaacagATTTGATTGTACATGTtagactttattttgaaaaatcttTTAATCTATTCAATAAATAtgttacatatatttttttacagtgctttgaaatatccagaaattagctacttgaagctaaaaatgtgtgacttttattttgtaaaatctctaaatTGATACATTCAAAATGCTATCCATAAAAATGACACGTGAGACAATATATacttatcagaatcagaatcagaagtattttattgccaagtacgttcacacatacaaggaatttgctctggttattggtgcatacaatgaacatagaacataaaaacgcaataaatacaacatgcatggagagcaatacaaaatgggaaaccagtatatatttactcactttctacttcttatttactcactttttatcaatatttattcaaagtaacatttattttgagataaacatttctgaataaaaatatataaaaaatataaaatataaaaagtgaagtaaaaagtgaaatgctaaatgcagaacagttaacagtgtcatattgcaatatgcaatgtaatgtagtataatataatatgatatgatataatgtgttaatttaacacatcctagaggtgtgggggtgaaataaaagtccgagtcaggtgggggtcccgggccttgttgataaggccaactatCACAGAAAACATGGACGTGATTCACAATTTATATGTTGGTAGAAAGTAAATATGCTTTAGATTCCTGAAGATTCTCTGCTGGCCCAAGGGCTTCTTCAGTTCAGAACAACAATTCACTGGATGACTGGCCATCTTCACATATGTAGGTGAATCAGGAACAGGTTGAACTGGTCCTGTGATCTAGCATCCAAGCACactcaaatgttttgttgattCAAATTATAGTAGCTAATAAGACGACAGCTACATTGGTTTTTTTCTAAAGAcagagttttaaattaaatctagAAAAAGATTAGCAAACTGCAACACTATCTACACTTTCAACAGATTATACAAACAGTACATGACAGCAGCAGAAGTAAATGTGCACAACACAGGCACTTACCCACCCAAGACCACGTTTCAGGAGGCTTGCATCAGCCTGCTGTTCTCACTGCCAACGCACCGCGGCGCTGTTCATTGTGACTATAATCCAatccatttcattttcaattatgcatttaGCTCCatgttaacagtttattttaaaaaaatgctttggatgcgtttaccataagtgtcagtatatgcgcgcagtggaatttctgtgtcggcttATTTGACCACAGAGACGCGAGTGTCGGCTGGCTAGACCAcagtgtatcatgaccagacaaacaaaaaagtctggaggtgcaaatagaaaaacgcaacaggaagcctgctattttgcatttagtggccatttttgccatattccacatttttactttgaggtacttctcccagggctttcatcagatcaactacaaattgagatgagtgtcatcacaagatggagatacaaaccaACTccaagatcgatttttcgtcacacggtgtgaccgtggtgtggcatcaaagtttgattaaccgccattaaaacatgatgttctgtatctcggacaaacatggaccatgaattctttgatgctgagccttaaacagtgacagtgtcagtggtcatagatcaaaggaatctttctgtcttgcaaaggtgacgtctctctctctctcagaattgggacatttcctcaaaccgtgtcaACATTGAGtcaactatctatctatcttcgcAGTTCTGCTCCTGTGCACTTGGTGGCAGTGTTACACATCTCAGTTGTTGGTTAACCTTCATAAAACCACAGAAGCGTGCAGCCGTCCCTTCCTGCAGTGGTGTGTTGGTGTGGagagtttcctcctcctcctctcttcagacTTCAGTCTCTGAAACAGTGACAAGGCTTCACCACCTGAGTGGAAGAAGGAGTTTACATCATGGCGTTGAACCTCACCATCAACACGAGCAACCCGCCTCTAGGTGAGTGTCTGCTGGCGGTGATCTCGGAGCAGATCCTCCAGGGGGAGCGGGGTGTTGTGCACGAAGGCAGCCGGTGACAGGGAGCTATTTGGGGGGCTGCTACGTGTCAGTCAGCTCAATGATTGGCACTATGTGGGGAAATGCTCCTATTTGAAGTCTGCTTGCGTGCTTTGAACTGTGCTGCTTTAGGGAACGTGAGACGTGAGCATACCCTTGTTTACTGCGGAAGGTACGAGAAAAACAAGAgcaacaataaacaacaaagaaacaGTTTAATATCCCGATGTGTCTGTTAAATGTTCTCTATTGACCAGCCGAATTTAATATTAGAGTCCGGGAAACTTGGATTTCACTATGGATGCCGAAGCAGTTGGGCAGTTTCTTTGGTGAAACAGCAACTCCACCTATATATGAAAGGAGCCTGGTTGGACGGAATGTCCATATCGGTTCATACAGGGTGGGTTACCCAACGCATTCAGCCGGCGGCTCTGACAGTGTGCAGCGCTGTGTACAGCTAacaagctaacgctagctagcctGCCGTCGTGGCACACGCAAAGACAACAACAAGTGAACACTTTAAATGTAATAATGGCAGTTTAAACTAATCTCGTCCACACTTTATCCACTGCAGACATAATCCCCGGGACACTGTCTGTGAAAAGTTTTCTTGAAAACGAGTGCGGACACTTCACATAAAAGCAGTGGACACGCTGAAGTTAGCTAACTGTCGCTAGCTCAGTTCAGGTTTACATGTATACAATGTCACATGTTGCTACACTGTAGGTTTACATGGACATGTGTTATTTTAAGTGTGAGAGATGTGTTCAATAGAGTGTGGACACGGCTTTAAACCAATATGAGCTAATAGAATGACTAGGTTTAACAGGGAATGAACAGCGCCGCGGTGCGTTGGCAGTGAGAACAGCAGGCTGATGCAAGCATCCTGAAACGTGGTGATTGGTGGGGGGGAGTGCCTGTGTTGTGCACATTTACTTCTGCTGCTGTCATGTACTGTTTGTATCATCTGTTGAAAATGTAGATAGTGTTGCAGTTTGCTAATCTTTTTctagatttaatttaaaactctgTCCTATTAGCTACTATAATTTGAATCAACAAAACATGTTGAGTGTGCTTGGATGCTAGATCACAGGACCAGTTCAACCCGTTCCTGATTCACCTACATATGTGAAGATGGCCAGTCATCCAGTGAATTTTTGTTCTGAACTGAAGAAGCCCTTGGGCCAGCAGAGAATCTTCAGGAATCTAAAGCATATCTACTTCCTCTTGACTGAAGCTGATCATGCTGACAGTCACTATAccacaaactaacaaacagtGTTTCCTGCAGGTGCGCTGCTGGCAGCCGAGCATCTGAAGGGCAGTGTCCAGGTGTCGGTGGAGGAAGGCAAAGACAACCGCCTTCAAGTCTCAGAGTATGTGACACAATTATAACATCATAGTTCACAGATCTAGCTGATCGTCAACAGGCAGTTAATAAATGAGAATACGTAGAAACA encodes:
- the LOC132998511 gene encoding semaphorin-7A-like, producing MSLLLFLTSSLIFSCLDSLTEAHSTPLPRRVFTDKEIAVKRSPLPGNHAPVRILLRGEPDSVTAAGQTHLYTYDFQQPRKAPVERRLVWKECTTEDCGYNITVVQERQEADQALVCGTNGRETLCCDVNLSAQSPTCTPSNKLRAIERGIRSFIVKEGEPAALVESAESADLYITNSGSQEYVGIHKFGKNRVGPGMHNKEQHYVGLMLSRGREAPLQDKVFAFYKEKNSGTDLRGDMWLPYVTRVCMADIGGRKNNMQLTWTSQMSARLFCGDPDTRQHFSELVDVAIVQADQWQDTRVYGLFRNEWHMTAVCVYTIEDFDNIFATSAFKGQSKASNKDRSRMCVEDSTTLSAETLKMIAATSEMEDWVKPVNKSGPLLSNHHNYTHIYADSSQHKRNDSHTVLFLTLNNGAIHKVIQTETHTFFTAEYHPFNHRAHVSSIILHPSSRKLYVTTRSELVQLDVENCAQYGDCEECVLARDPYCGWNFTHCSPANDTLQDLTTGNHTICLVPLQTASRYSTEARAPERVKHITLPSNSKYFLSCPMLSKHAEYTWRQGKDTTLCRSKEQECLLLIYSMSAEQVGTHTCESEELGFKKVVMQYELQLESRAAIGRLSSPLVWVCLVAALIKG